In one Pseudomonas tensinigenes genomic region, the following are encoded:
- the proC gene encoding pyrroline-5-carboxylate reductase has protein sequence MSNTRIAFIGAGNMAASLIGGLRAKGLEAGQIRASDPGEETRAKVSAEHSIETFADNAQAIDGVDVIVLAVKPQAMKTVCETIRPSLKPNQLVVSIAAGITCASMTAWLGEQPIVRCMPNTPALLRQGVSGLYATSEVTAEQRQQAEELLSAVGIALWLNEEQQLDAVTAVSGSGPAYFFLLIEAMTAAGVKLGLPKDVAEQLTLQTALGAAHMAVSSDVDAAELRRRVTSPNGTTEAAIKSFQANGFEALVETALGAAAHRSAEMAEQLGK, from the coding sequence ATGAGCAACACACGTATTGCGTTTATCGGTGCGGGCAACATGGCGGCCAGTCTGATTGGCGGCCTGCGCGCCAAGGGGCTGGAAGCCGGGCAGATCCGTGCCAGCGACCCGGGTGAAGAAACCCGCGCCAAGGTCAGCGCCGAGCACAGCATCGAAACTTTCGCCGACAACGCCCAGGCCATCGACGGCGTCGATGTGATCGTGCTGGCGGTCAAGCCGCAGGCCATGAAAACCGTGTGCGAAACGATTCGCCCGAGCCTGAAGCCGAATCAATTGGTGGTATCGATCGCAGCGGGCATCACCTGCGCAAGCATGACCGCGTGGCTTGGCGAGCAGCCGATCGTGCGCTGCATGCCCAACACCCCGGCGCTGCTGCGTCAGGGCGTCAGCGGTTTGTACGCAACCAGCGAAGTCACTGCTGAGCAACGTCAGCAAGCCGAAGAGCTGCTGTCCGCTGTCGGCATTGCCCTGTGGCTGAATGAAGAACAGCAACTGGACGCCGTTACCGCTGTGTCCGGTTCCGGCCCGGCCTATTTCTTCCTGCTGATCGAAGCCATGACCGCTGCTGGCGTCAAACTCGGCCTGCCGAAAGACGTCGCAGAACAACTGACCCTGCAAACCGCACTGGGCGCGGCGCACATGGCGGTCTCCAGCGATGTCGACGCTGCCGAACTACGCCGCCGTGTGACCTCGCCAAACGGCACCACGGAAGCTGCAATCAAATCATTCCAGGCCAATGGCTTTGAAGCCCTGGTCGAAACCGCACTCGGCGCCGCCGCGCACCGCTCGGCCGAAATGGCCGAACAACTGGGCAAATAA
- a CDS encoding DUF167 domain-containing protein — MSWFRWDGDDLILECHLQPAARSDDFAGLHGDRLKIRLTAPPVEGKANAYLMGFLAKAFGVSKSQVSLLSGELNRQKRVKICSPKKLPDLPGLVGRLS, encoded by the coding sequence GTGAGCTGGTTTCGATGGGACGGTGACGACTTGATCCTCGAGTGTCACCTGCAACCGGCAGCCCGCAGCGATGACTTCGCCGGGCTGCATGGGGATCGCCTGAAGATTCGTCTGACTGCGCCGCCGGTCGAGGGCAAGGCCAATGCTTATCTCATGGGCTTTCTGGCCAAGGCGTTTGGGGTGTCCAAGAGCCAGGTCAGTTTGCTCAGTGGCGAGTTGAACCGGCAGAAGCGAGTGAAGATTTGTTCGCCGAAGAAGTTGCCGGATTTGCCGGGGTTGGTTGGGCGCTTGTCTTGA
- the metW gene encoding methionine biosynthesis protein MetW, giving the protein MRADLEIIQEWIPAGSRVLDLGCGDGELLTWLRDNKNVTGYGLENDADNIAECVAKGINVIEQDLDKGLGNFASNSFDVVVMTQALQAVHYPDKILDEMLRVGRQCIITFPNFGHWRCRWYLASKGRMPVSEFLPYTWYNTPNIHFCTFEDFEELCRERDAKVIDRLAVDQQHRHGWASKLWPNLLGEIGIYRVSSPQLADHKVAV; this is encoded by the coding sequence ATGAGAGCTGATCTGGAAATCATCCAGGAATGGATCCCCGCCGGCAGCCGCGTACTCGACCTCGGTTGTGGTGACGGCGAGCTGCTGACCTGGCTGCGCGACAACAAGAATGTCACCGGTTATGGCCTGGAAAACGACGCCGACAACATCGCCGAGTGCGTGGCCAAGGGCATCAACGTTATCGAGCAGGATCTGGACAAGGGGCTGGGCAACTTCGCCAGCAACAGTTTCGACGTCGTCGTCATGACCCAGGCCCTGCAAGCCGTGCATTACCCGGACAAGATCCTCGACGAAATGCTCCGGGTCGGTCGTCAGTGCATCATCACCTTCCCGAATTTTGGTCACTGGCGCTGCCGCTGGTACCTGGCGAGCAAGGGCCGCATGCCTGTCTCCGAGTTCCTGCCGTACACCTGGTACAACACGCCGAACATTCACTTCTGCACCTTCGAAGACTTTGAAGAACTTTGCCGCGAACGTGATGCGAAGGTCATTGATCGGCTTGCCGTGGATCAACAGCACCGCCACGGGTGGGCCAGTAAGCTATGGCCTAATCTGTTAGGTGAGATCGGTATCTACCGCGTCAGCAGCCCGCAGCTTGCAGACCACAAAGTCGCGGTCTGA
- the metX gene encoding homoserine O-succinyltransferase MetX, producing MPTAFPPDSVGLVTPQTAHFSVPLALACGRSLAAYDLIYETYGTLNAQASNAVLICHALSGHHHAAGYHSVDDRKPGWWDSCIGPGKPIDTNKFFVVSLNNLGGCNGSTGPSSINPETGKPFGADFPVLTVEDWVHSQARLADLLGIGQWAAVIGGSLGGMQALQWTITYPDRVRHCLAIASAPKLSAQNIAFNEVARQAILTDPEFHGGSFQEAGVIPKRGLMLARMVGHITYLSDDSMGEKFGRGLKSEKLNYDFHSVEFQVESYLRYQGEEFSGRFDANTYLLMTKALDYFDPAANFDDNLAKTFENATAKFCVMSFTTDWRFSPARSRELVDALMAARKDVSYLEIDAPQGHDAFLIPIPRYLQAFGNYMNRITL from the coding sequence ATGCCAACTGCCTTTCCCCCCGATTCTGTTGGTCTGGTGACGCCGCAAACCGCGCACTTCAGCGTTCCGCTGGCGCTGGCCTGTGGCCGCTCGCTGGCCGCCTATGACCTGATCTACGAAACCTACGGCACGCTGAACGCGCAGGCGAGCAACGCCGTGCTGATTTGCCACGCCTTGTCCGGCCATCATCACGCTGCCGGCTATCACAGCGTCGACGACCGCAAACCCGGTTGGTGGGACAGCTGCATCGGCCCGGGCAAACCGATCGACACCAACAAGTTCTTCGTGGTCAGCCTGAATAACCTCGGCGGCTGCAACGGCTCCACCGGCCCGAGCAGCATCAACCCGGAGACCGGCAAACCGTTCGGCGCCGACTTTCCGGTACTCACCGTGGAAGACTGGGTGCACAGCCAGGCGCGTCTGGCCGACCTGCTCGGCATCGGCCAGTGGGCGGCGGTGATTGGCGGCAGCCTCGGCGGTATGCAGGCGTTGCAATGGACCATCACCTACCCTGATCGCGTGCGTCATTGCCTGGCCATCGCCTCGGCACCGAAGTTGTCGGCGCAGAACATCGCCTTCAACGAAGTCGCACGTCAGGCGATCCTCACGGATCCGGAATTCCACGGCGGTTCGTTCCAGGAAGCGGGCGTGATCCCCAAGCGCGGCTTGATGCTGGCGCGGATGGTCGGGCACATCACCTACCTGTCCGACGATTCCATGGGCGAGAAATTCGGCCGTGGCCTCAAGAGCGAGAAGCTCAACTACGACTTCCACAGCGTCGAGTTTCAGGTCGAAAGCTACCTGCGTTATCAGGGCGAAGAGTTCTCCGGACGCTTCGACGCCAACACCTATCTGTTGATGACCAAGGCACTGGATTACTTCGATCCGGCGGCGAACTTCGACGATAACCTGGCGAAAACCTTTGAGAACGCCACGGCCAAGTTCTGCGTGATGTCTTTCACCACTGACTGGCGCTTCTCCCCGGCCCGTTCGCGGGAACTGGTGGATGCGCTGATGGCGGCGCGCAAAGACGTCAGCTATCTGGAAATCGATGCGCCGCAGGGCCACGACGCCTTCCTGATTCCGATCCCGCGCTACTTGCAGGCGTTCGGTAATTACATGAACCGCATCACGCTGTGA
- a CDS encoding YggT family protein, with product MIGLNTAAVYVLQTLGSLYLLIVLLRFVLQLVRANFYNPLCQFIVKATQPLLKPLRRIIPSMFGLDMSSLVLAILVQLALMALTLLLTYGTTGNPLQLFIWSLIGVTALFLKIFFFALIISVILSWVAPGSHNPGAELVNQICEPALAPFRKILPNLGGLDLSPIFAFLALKLIDMLVINNLAAMTMMPEILRLLM from the coding sequence ATGATTGGATTGAACACTGCAGCGGTTTACGTGCTGCAAACCCTCGGCAGTCTGTACCTGCTGATCGTGCTGCTGCGCTTCGTGCTGCAACTGGTACGGGCGAACTTCTACAACCCGCTGTGCCAGTTCATCGTCAAAGCGACCCAGCCACTGCTCAAACCACTGCGCCGGATCATTCCGAGCATGTTCGGTCTGGACATGTCGTCGCTGGTGCTGGCGATTCTGGTGCAACTGGCGCTGATGGCGCTGACCCTGCTGCTGACTTACGGCACCACCGGTAATCCGCTGCAACTGTTTATCTGGTCGCTGATCGGCGTGACCGCGCTGTTCCTGAAGATCTTCTTCTTCGCCCTGATCATCAGCGTGATTCTGTCGTGGGTTGCACCGGGCAGCCACAATCCGGGCGCTGAGCTGGTCAACCAGATCTGCGAGCCGGCGCTGGCGCCGTTCCGCAAAATCCTGCCAAACCTTGGCGGTCTGGATCTGTCGCCGATCTTCGCCTTCCTCGCGCTGAAGCTGATCGACATGCTGGTGATCAACAATCTGGCGGCGATGACGATGATGCCGGAAATCCTCCGTCTGCTGATGTGA